A genomic region of Alicyclobacillus sp. SO9 contains the following coding sequences:
- the codY gene encoding GTP-sensing pleiotropic transcriptional regulator CodY: MLKLLEKVQELGQLLRSSSDHVDFHDVAEFLSKVMTCNAYIVGRKGKILGYGVVEHALTDEWMRIMTEEQRFPGDFNKHLLRVEDTVVNLKDKEPFYVFSPEENESFRSKHIIVAPVVGTRERQGTIVFARSSSPFEDEDLVLAEYSATIVALEVVHARQQAKEEEGRQRALAHLAVESLSFSELQAAKYLLDAVRNSQDGIVVSSQIADEHGVTRSVIVNSIRKLESAGTIESRSLGMKGTHLKVLNIFVEEEINRQFDR, encoded by the coding sequence ATGTTGAAACTGTTGGAAAAAGTGCAGGAATTAGGGCAGTTGTTACGCTCCTCCAGCGATCACGTAGATTTCCATGACGTTGCCGAGTTTTTGAGCAAGGTAATGACGTGTAATGCCTACATCGTTGGCCGCAAAGGAAAAATTCTCGGATATGGTGTGGTGGAGCATGCCTTAACTGACGAGTGGATGCGAATCATGACCGAGGAACAGCGTTTCCCCGGTGATTTCAACAAACATCTGCTGCGCGTCGAAGATACAGTAGTGAACTTGAAGGACAAAGAACCTTTCTACGTGTTCTCACCGGAAGAGAATGAATCATTCCGGTCGAAGCATATCATTGTGGCACCAGTTGTTGGAACGCGCGAGCGTCAGGGGACCATTGTGTTTGCCAGGTCATCTTCGCCCTTTGAAGACGAAGACTTGGTGCTTGCGGAATACAGTGCCACGATTGTTGCACTGGAGGTTGTGCATGCAAGGCAGCAAGCCAAAGAAGAAGAGGGGCGCCAACGCGCACTTGCCCATTTGGCTGTTGAGTCTCTGAGTTTCTCTGAATTACAGGCAGCTAAGTATCTGCTGGATGCAGTCCGTAACTCACAAGACGGTATTGTCGTAAGCAGTCAGATTGCGGATGAGCATGGTGTAACCCGCTCTGTGATTGTTAACAGCATTCGTAAGCTTGAGAGCGCCGGAACCATTGAGAGTAGATCACTTGGAATGAAGGGTACTCATCTGAAGGTACTGAACATCTTTGTTGAAGAGGAAATTAATCGTCAGTTTGATAGGTGA
- a CDS encoding cation:proton antiporter: protein MNETLQVFLLILAASFIFSTLVSRIPLLRIPSAIGYLLFGILLHVDVITLSGDEMRWIDQLGDFGLLFLMFLSGLEVDVSLLQPQLWRKRGPGPNPVYLSISIFTSTMLISFLFSQILVFAGLGPAHPYMLTLLFATTSMGVILPILEENGTLQSTYGQTLLLASLMADLSTMLLVSLFVSVRSSGQVSDFLFALSIIPIALAVYFTANWSRGFPVVRALFPDIQSRMRAVIALISAFCALAEFTGSEPILGSFLVGILVSALPFAFKKRIKDYSHGVGYGFFVPVFFISVGLNFHFDSFRNPETWMWIVLLLGVAFVVKIIPSWQLRKHFGARGALAGGFLLSARLSLIVAAADIGVRIGTLPAFLGGAIIIVAVLTCLIAPILFVALAPSPLGD from the coding sequence ATGAATGAGACCCTACAAGTGTTCTTATTAATACTGGCCGCGTCCTTTATCTTTAGCACCCTCGTAAGTCGAATTCCACTCTTGCGTATTCCTTCAGCCATCGGTTATCTGCTGTTCGGCATACTGCTGCATGTTGACGTGATTACGCTATCCGGGGACGAGATGCGTTGGATCGATCAACTGGGTGATTTCGGCCTACTCTTTTTAATGTTCCTGTCGGGATTGGAAGTAGACGTTTCCCTGCTGCAACCGCAACTGTGGAGGAAACGAGGGCCGGGACCAAACCCTGTATATCTAAGTATCTCCATTTTTACATCAACCATGCTCATCAGTTTTCTATTTTCGCAAATTTTAGTCTTTGCAGGACTGGGGCCTGCTCACCCGTATATGCTGACCTTATTATTTGCAACCACGTCAATGGGCGTGATACTACCCATTTTAGAAGAAAATGGAACACTCCAAAGTACATATGGACAGACTCTGCTTCTTGCATCCCTTATGGCCGACCTGTCGACCATGCTGTTGGTATCCCTGTTCGTCAGTGTTCGTTCATCTGGCCAGGTAAGTGATTTTTTGTTTGCTCTATCAATTATCCCAATTGCTCTGGCTGTGTACTTTACTGCAAACTGGAGTCGCGGATTCCCAGTGGTCCGCGCACTGTTTCCAGACATTCAATCTCGAATGAGGGCTGTTATAGCTCTCATTAGCGCATTTTGTGCTTTAGCAGAGTTCACCGGTTCCGAACCAATCCTAGGCAGTTTTTTAGTTGGAATTCTGGTTTCTGCATTGCCGTTTGCCTTTAAAAAACGGATTAAAGATTACAGCCATGGCGTGGGCTACGGATTCTTCGTACCCGTATTCTTTATTTCCGTGGGCCTGAATTTTCATTTCGACAGTTTTCGCAATCCTGAAACCTGGATGTGGATAGTATTGCTCCTCGGGGTGGCATTCGTTGTCAAAATCATTCCTAGTTGGCAATTGCGAAAACACTTCGGAGCGCGCGGAGCGTTGGCGGGCGGGTTCCTGCTATCCGCCCGCCTGAGTCTTATTGTCGCCGCAGCAGACATTGGCGTACGAATTGGAACGCTGCCCGCATTTCTTGGCGGAGCTATCATCATTGTGGCCGTTCTGACCTGCTTGATTGCGCCGATTCTGTTCGTAGCTTTGGCACCTAGTCCTTTAGGCGATTGA
- a CDS encoding YerC/YecD family TrpR-related protein: protein MPLDKIKDPETTQLFEALLTLKSVEECYSFFDDICTIGEIKSMAQRLQVAKMLEDGNTYHQIEVETGASTATISRVKRCLHYGADGYSLVLNRLKD, encoded by the coding sequence TTGCCGCTGGATAAAATCAAGGACCCTGAAACGACGCAGTTATTTGAGGCATTGTTGACGCTAAAGAGTGTAGAGGAATGCTACAGTTTTTTCGACGACATCTGCACAATTGGTGAGATAAAGTCCATGGCGCAACGTCTCCAAGTAGCAAAAATGCTGGAGGACGGCAATACTTATCACCAAATAGAAGTAGAAACGGGAGCGAGTACTGCTACCATCAGCCGAGTGAAACGCTGTCTCCACTACGGTGCAGACGGGTATTCCTTGGTTCTCAATCGCCTAAAGGACTAG